Within Coffea arabica cultivar ET-39 chromosome 4e, Coffea Arabica ET-39 HiFi, whole genome shotgun sequence, the genomic segment CTCGGCAGTCAAGTTTAGCATGGTGATAGCCTAGAAAATCCATTCCTATTATAACATCATAACCTTTTATGTCCAGACTGATCAAATCCACTAGCATTTTACGCTCACCAATCCAGAATTCACAATTCTTATAAGCCAGACTAGTGATTACATTCTTATTACCCATGGGAGTCCTAACTTCAAGATCGAAGGGTAATCTAACAGGTTGCACATTTATTCCAGACATAAAACATGGATTTACGAATGAATGGGTTGCACCAGGGTCAATTAACACTTTAGCTAATCGGTGAAAAATCGGAAGTGTACCTTCCACCACTTCCGAGGAATCAGGTACAGGTTGGTCACCTATAGCATACACTCTGGCAGGAACTGTCGGCCGGCTCCCTCCAGAAGTGTTTGGTCTAGCATTCGAAGTAGTCCCTTCCTGCATTTTTGAACACCCAGAAATTTGGTGCTCGCTACTTCCGCATTTCAGGCACTTTCCTTGCCTTTTCCAGCAGCTATCCATATTATGACCAAGTTTCTTACAATATGCACAAGTCGTTTGGGGAATTATGGCTCGGCCTCCTTTCGAGGTATTCCTAGGTCGTGCTCTTCCAACTTGTAGCCTCGTACTTTCAACCCGCTGGGCTTTCTCCACCGCATCGCTAAAAGTattaagttgggctaccgccagatccttttgaatttcaacatttaatccctggatgaatcgccttatccgtctttgttcagtTATAATcagttcgggcgcaaacttagacaaccgagtgaattgactctcatactcggctacggtctgagttccttggcgaagccaaataaattcatcttccttcttttcttggattagaggagggaaaaacttggcattaaattccctcataaagttcgcccacgtcgtcggggtttgttctctttcccatttcaatcgaatgacattccaccaggaacgggcggctccctctagttgaaagacagcaaatgttacctgtctctcctcggtatagtgtaaggcagcgaaaatatcgatcatcttctccagccacttctcagccacgtcaggatcaggacctccaagaaatttgggtggggagaacttctgaaatctctcaagggctctatcctcgcccttaatgtgattaccaggattcccagggttggggttagggttttgaccttgttggtgcaccacttgggctagcaaatcagtcatttgctgcatggcagcagctatttggacattggggtcaaccctaggttcagggtttggttcatATGAGGTTTCTCCAGTGCGCCTCTCAGATATAGGTTGCCTAATTCCACGCCcgcggccccgtccactacgagtgccttccattggtCTAATAAATCTAGGGTCGGAGcgggaatataatattaaacataGGTAAGCAAAAACAAGTAGCAAAAGGTACGCACAGATCAAAAGTATACATATATAACATAGCTGTACCAAACAAGCCACACAGTAGCaatcaattagatacaaatatgaaaaaaaatccaagaaagTAGCGGGGTCATCCAGAGTGCTATAGACAAACTAGGTCATAAGTACAACAATAACTAACGAAAATCTTTTCCCCTCTAGGGCTCCATCCCTAATCTCAATTC encodes:
- the LOC140005522 gene encoding uncharacterized protein → MDSCWKRQGKCLKCGSSEHQISGCSKMQEGTTSNARPNTSGGSRPTVPARVYAIGDQPVPDSSEVVEGTLPIFHRLAKVLIDPGATHSFVNPCFMSGINVQPVRLPFDLEVRTPMGNKNVITSLAYKNCEFWIGERKMLVDLISLDIKGYDVIIGMDFLGYHHAKLDCRAKVVEFCIPGEVTLRLDVKGRLASSAMISGIRARKMLFKGAQGFLAFLINAPSDQVKLEDVPVVREFPDVFPEELRTLPPEREVEFKIDLMPGTAPISKTPYRMAPAELKELKI